The following are encoded in a window of Platichthys flesus chromosome 19, fPlaFle2.1, whole genome shotgun sequence genomic DNA:
- the LOC133975566 gene encoding cyclin-dependent kinase 2-associated protein 1 isoform X2, protein MSLGMSYKPNVHQHIPGTSGNQVGNLQSPSAANLATLQSYRPLLSDYGPPSLGFSQGSTGSQVPQNKYAELLAIIEELGKEIRPTYAGSKSAMERLKRGIIHARGLVRECLAETERNARS, encoded by the exons aTGTCTCTGGGAATGTCTTATAAACCGAACGTCCATCAGCACATTCCGGGAACTTCTGGGAACCAGG TTGGAAATCTCCAGTCTCCCTCAGCAGCTAACCTGGCCACGTTGCAGTCTTACAGGCCTCTCCTGAGTGACTACGGACCTCCATCTCTGGGATTCTCACAG GGTTCCACTGGCAGCCAAGTGCCTCAGAACAAATATGCAGAGCTGCTGGCCATCATCGAAGAGCTTGGGAAGGAGATCAGGCCCACATATGCTGGAAGTAAGAGTGCAATGGAGAGACTGAAAAGAG GAATAATCCATGCCAGAGGGCTGGTGCGTGAGTGCTTGGCGGAGACGGAGAGAAACGCCAGGTCCTAG
- the LOC133975566 gene encoding cyclin-dependent kinase 2-associated protein 1 isoform X3 — protein sequence MDAAPQTKTVGNLQSPSAANLATLQSYRPLLSDYGPPSLGFSQGSTGSQVPQNKYAELLAIIEELGKEIRPTYAGSKSAMERLKRGIIHARGLVRECLAETERNARS from the exons ATGGACGCGGCCCCACAAACAAAGACAG TTGGAAATCTCCAGTCTCCCTCAGCAGCTAACCTGGCCACGTTGCAGTCTTACAGGCCTCTCCTGAGTGACTACGGACCTCCATCTCTGGGATTCTCACAG GGTTCCACTGGCAGCCAAGTGCCTCAGAACAAATATGCAGAGCTGCTGGCCATCATCGAAGAGCTTGGGAAGGAGATCAGGCCCACATATGCTGGAAGTAAGAGTGCAATGGAGAGACTGAAAAGAG GAATAATCCATGCCAGAGGGCTGGTGCGTGAGTGCTTGGCGGAGACGGAGAGAAACGCCAGGTCCTAG
- the LOC133975566 gene encoding cyclin-dependent kinase 2-associated protein 1 isoform X1: MDHETTDHRAPTCERPLYSSMKDLTSTEPSFQSLFGNLQSPSAANLATLQSYRPLLSDYGPPSLGFSQGSTGSQVPQNKYAELLAIIEELGKEIRPTYAGSKSAMERLKRGIIHARGLVRECLAETERNARS, from the exons ATGGATCATGAGACAACAGACCACAGGGCACCGACATGTGAACGGCCCCTGTACTCCAGCATGAAGGATCTGACATCCACAGAGCCGTCTTTTCAGTCTTTAT TTGGAAATCTCCAGTCTCCCTCAGCAGCTAACCTGGCCACGTTGCAGTCTTACAGGCCTCTCCTGAGTGACTACGGACCTCCATCTCTGGGATTCTCACAG GGTTCCACTGGCAGCCAAGTGCCTCAGAACAAATATGCAGAGCTGCTGGCCATCATCGAAGAGCTTGGGAAGGAGATCAGGCCCACATATGCTGGAAGTAAGAGTGCAATGGAGAGACTGAAAAGAG GAATAATCCATGCCAGAGGGCTGGTGCGTGAGTGCTTGGCGGAGACGGAGAGAAACGCCAGGTCCTAG